In Halalkalibaculum roseum, a single window of DNA contains:
- a CDS encoding GNAT family N-acetyltransferase translates to MDIQHNDGSSKGSFFIEKDGNTVAEITYSKAGKTTIIIDHTEVSDALRGENVGKRLVEHAVNYAREHELRVIPLCPFAKSVIERDESLQDVLK, encoded by the coding sequence ATGGATATTCAACACAACGACGGAAGCAGCAAGGGTTCCTTTTTCATTGAGAAAGACGGGAATACTGTTGCAGAAATCACTTACTCAAAAGCCGGGAAAACTACTATCATCATAGACCACACCGAGGTATCAGATGCCTTGAGAGGTGAAAACGTCGGGAAAAGACTAGTGGAACACGCCGTCAATTATGCCCGGGAACATGAATTGCGAGTCATCCCGCTATGTCCCTTTGCAAAATCCGTCATAGAGCGCGACGAGTCCCTACAGGATGTTCTGAAATAG
- a CDS encoding VOC family protein: MKTNYTAPAGTGIGHIHLKVSDLDRALEFYRDLLGFELTTMYGENAAFLSAGGYHHHIGLNTWHSKGGPPAPRNSAGLFHTAFLYPTRKDLAKIVQRLIDNEYPISGASDHGVSEAIYLNDPDGNGVELYRDRPRQEWEYAEDGSVKMVTEPLDLKDLLSELD; this comes from the coding sequence ATGAAAACCAACTACACCGCACCCGCCGGGACCGGCATCGGACACATACACCTAAAGGTGTCCGACCTTGACCGGGCTCTCGAATTCTATCGCGATCTACTGGGATTTGAACTCACCACCATGTATGGGGAAAACGCAGCCTTCCTTTCGGCCGGCGGATATCATCACCACATCGGACTCAATACCTGGCACAGCAAAGGAGGTCCGCCCGCCCCGCGCAACAGCGCCGGACTCTTTCACACAGCTTTCCTTTATCCCACGCGAAAAGACCTGGCTAAGATTGTGCAGCGTCTGATCGATAATGAATATCCCATATCGGGGGCCAGTGACCACGGCGTATCCGAGGCAATCTATTTAAATGACCCCGATGGCAATGGGGTAGAACTCTACCGAGACCGCCCGCGGCAAGAGTGGGAATATGCCGAAGACGGCTCCGTCAAGATGGTCACGGAGCCGCTGGACCTAAAGGACCTGCTCAGTGAATTGGACTAA